Proteins encoded together in one Deinococcus hopiensis KR-140 window:
- the rpsS gene encoding 30S ribosomal protein S19, translating into MPRSLKKGPFVDDHLLKKVDAQNERKDKRVIKTWSRRSTIVPEMIGHTIAVHNGKQHVPVFVNEQMIGHKLGEFSPTRAYRGHGADKNAKGSKKK; encoded by the coding sequence ATGCCCCGTAGCCTGAAGAAAGGGCCGTTCGTGGATGACCACCTCCTGAAAAAGGTGGACGCCCAGAACGAGCGTAAGGACAAGCGCGTGATCAAGACGTGGTCGCGCCGTAGCACCATCGTTCCCGAGATGATCGGCCACACCATCGCGGTGCACAACGGCAAGCAGCACGTGCCGGTGTTTGTCAACGAGCAGATGATCGGCCACAAGCTCGGCGAGTTCTCGCCCACCCGCGCCTACCGCGGCCACGGCGCAGACAAGAACGCCAAGGGGAGCAAGAAGAAATGA